From Scleropages formosus chromosome 25, fSclFor1.1, whole genome shotgun sequence, a single genomic window includes:
- the naglu gene encoding alpha-N-acetylglucosaminidase isoform X1 — MTHKWCCLLPALIICVVFPLTCESEFQTLAHLRAQSSSRTQTKAVRELVRRLLGDRAAEFVVSVNSSLATDSLDVCEISSAQNSVVVKGSSGVAVATGIYNYLKYFCNCHVSWSGNQLNLPRPLPPVTGVLRISTPHRFRYYQNVCTQSYSTVWWDWSRWEREIDWMAFNGINLPLAFTGQEALWQEVYLSLGLNQTDIDEFFTGPAFLAWNRMGNLFKWGGPLFQSWHVKQLYVQYKILDRMRSLGMMPVLPAFSGNVPAAITRLFPKANVTKLSPWSHFNCTYSCAYILDPRDPLFNRIGSLFLSKLVARFGTDHIYNTDTFNEMTPASSDPTYLSAVSRAIFVSMTSVDPSAIWLMQGWLFVHNTTFWKQEQIQALLHGVPIGRMIVLDLFAESMPVFSSTKSFYGQPFIWCMLHNFGGNSGLFGTVESINLGPFEALRYPNSTLVGLGMAPEGIEQNPVVYELMSELAWRKEPVNLAKWVSLYATRRYASNNENLTASWQLLFRSVYNCTLPQYKNHNHSPLVRRPSLRMATDVWYNRRDLYEAWRLMYSAAHSLMSVETFRYDLVDITRQALELLTTDFYLEIKDSFHLQKLPELLTAGGVLVYDLFPELDCLLSSEPHFLLGVWLERARSLAQNEQEAQQYEFNARNQITLWGPVGNILDYASKQWGGLITDYYAQRWNLFVNTLVECLDRGLPFKQDAFNQAVFKVEKGFVFNQRKYPSKPQGDTYDIATRIFLKYYPEALKRLN, encoded by the exons atgaCTCATAAGTGGTGCTGCTTGCTCCCAGCCCTCataatttgtgttgttttccctCTGACGTGTGAGTCGGAGTTCCAGACGCTGGCGCATCTGAGAGCGCAGAGCAGCAGCCGCACGCAGACGAAGGCTGTGAGGGAGCTCGTCCGGCGGCTCCTGGGCGACAGGGCCGCCGAGTTCGTGGTCTCCGTCAACAGCAGCCTGGCTACGGACAGCCTGGACGTTTGTGAAATTAGCTCAGCACAGAACAGCGTTGTGGTGAAGGGCAGCTCCGGCGTGGCTGTGGCTACCGGCATTTACAACTACTTGAAGTACTTCTGTAACTGTCACGTGTCTTGGTCCGGAAACCAGCTGAACCTCCCGCGCCCTTTGCCTCCTGTCACTGGGGTCCTGAGAATCAGCACTCCACACAG GTTTAGGTATTACCAGAACGTGTGCACGCAGAGCTACTCAACAGTGTGGTGGGACTGGTCACGATGGGAGCGTGAGATTGACTGGATGGCTTTCAATGGCATCAACCTACCACTGGCATTTACTGGGCAAGAGGCACTGTGGCAGGAG GTATACCTTTCTCTGGGCCTTAATCAGACAGACATTGATGAGTTCTTCACAGGTCCGGCCTTCCTGGCCTGGAACCGCATGGGAAACCTTTTTAAGTGGGGTGGCCCACTCTTCCAGTCCTGGCATGTAAAGCAGCTGTATGTACAG TACAAAATCCTTGACCGAATGAGATCTCTAGGAATGATGCCTGTTTTGCCTGCATTCTCAGGGAATGTTCCTGCCGCTATTACTAG GCTGTTTCCTAAGGCAAATGTGACCAAGTTAAGCCCCTGGAGCCATTTTAACTGCACCTACTCCTGTGCCTACATCTTggatccccgtgaccccctcTTCAATCGCATTGGTTCGCTGTTCCTGTCCAAATTGGTGGCACGATTTGGAACAGACCATATCTACAACACAGACACCTTTAATGAGATGACTCCTGCTTCATCAGATCCAACGTATCTGTCTGCAGTGAGTCGTGCAATCTTTGTGTCCATGACCTCAG TTGATCCCAGTGCCATTTGGCTGATGCAGGGCTGGCTGTTTGTTCACAATACCACATTTTGGAAGCAAGAGCAGATCCAGGCCCTCCTGCATGGTGTACCCATTGGCAGAATGATTGTGCTAGACTTATTTGCTGAGTCCATGCCAGTTTTTTCTTCCACAAAGTCTTTCTATGGACAGCCATTCATTTGGTGCATGCTGCACAACTTTGGGGGCAATAGTGGACTCTTTGGCACAGTGGAGAGCATCAATCTGGGTCCATTTGAGGCTCTTCGATACCCTAATTCCACCCTTGTCGGGCTTGGCATGGCACCTGAGGGCATTGAGCAGAACCCGGTGGTATATGAGCTCATGAGTGAGTTGGCTTGGCGCAAGGAGCCTGTCAACCTGGCCAAGTGGGTCTCCTTGTATGCTACTCGTCGCTATGCCAGCAATAATGAGAATCTAACTGCTTCCTGGCAGCTGCTGTTCCGTAGTGTGTACAACTGCACATTGCCACAGTACAAGAACCACAACCACAGCCCGCTGGTTCGCCGGCCCTCCTTGCGCATGGCCACTGATGTGTGGTACAACCGCAGGGACCTGTATGAGGCCTGGAGGCTCATGTACTCTGCTGCTCATTCACTTATGTCTGTGGAGACCTTCAGGTATGACCTGGTGGACATCACCAGGCAGGCTCTGGAGCTTCTGACCACAGACTTCTATTTGGAGATCAAGGATTCCTTCCACCTCCAAAAACTACCAGAGCTGTTGACGGCAGGAGGTGTCCTGGTATATGATCTCTTTCCTGAGCTGGACTGCCTGCTGTCCAGTGAGCCCCActttctgcttggggtgtggcTAGAGCGAGCTCGTTCCCTTGCACAGAACGAGCAGGAAGCGCAGCAATATGAATTTAATGCTCGTAACCAGATCACTCTGTGGGGACCAGTGGGGAACATCTTGGATTATGCCAGCAAGCAGTGGGGTGGCCTAATAACAGACTACTATGCTCAGCGGTGGAATCTGTTTGTCAACACACTAGTTGAGTGTCTGGACAGAGGCTTGCCTTTCAAGCAGGATGCCTTCAACCAGGCTGTGTTTAAAGTAGAGAAGGGTTTTGTCTTCAACCAGAGGAAGTACCCCTCTAAACCACAAGGAGACACCTATGATATTGCCACACGGATATTCCTGAAGTATTACCCAGAGGCCTTAAAAAGACTAAACTGA
- the coasy gene encoding bifunctional coenzyme A synthase isoform X2 has translation MSAFSTGILVLTSPLNTLPLRIAPVLSSAAQVVERTLYVHLHPGLNLGSAAQARPVFIPPAADVSSLISRLYSNAANVCGHLDVRVLLTNIRAQQGLPPLTGAGNPFPSPQTLSQRPEVVLTDFALQDPGQSSLVAQCLRKYTGHCYVCTPTLASVLLHPQLEPLPEQEGFDIEEPEPLQTYSDVVVGGTFDRLHGAHKTLLNISCLLANKRFVIGVCDKELLKNKVLKELIEPYDLRVQKLKEFLQDVKPSLQYEIVPLSDPFGPSITDPNLECIVVSEETRKGGEAVNKKRQENGLSTLVLHEIQLLKDAHHSEIEEEKISSSSLRTRLLGTLLTPPKDRPHLTPFPYVIGLTGGSGSGKSSVACRLEALGAIRIDADQLGHQTYQPGEVAYQKVVEEFGSDILNEDKTINRRCLGRKVFNNKDRLKCLTDIVWPEIALLVKQRIRQAREQGKQVCVVDAAVLLEAGWVDMVHEVWVTIIPEEEAVSRITTRDRLTAEDARQRLQSQLSNMQQVEQANVVLCTLWDPEVTQRQVQKAWDLLQERISQRQLTGSHEL, from the exons ATGTCTGCGTTCAGCACGGGCATCCTGGTTCTCACCTCTCCGCTGAACACCCTACCGTTACGCATTGCACCTGTCCTCAGTTCGGCTGCCCAGGTGGTGGAGCGCACCCTGTATGTCCACTTGCACCCAGGACTGAACCTGGGCAGTGCGGCTCAGGCAAGGCCAGTGTTCATTCCCCCGGCAGCAGACGTGTCCAGCCTCATCTCCCGGCTTTACAGCAATGCCGCCAATGTGTGTGGACACCTGGATGTGCGGGTGCTGTTGACGAACATTAGAGCGCAGCAGGGCTTGCCACCCCTTACGGGAGCTGGTAACCCCTTCCCTTCCCCGCAGACCCTTTCCCAGCGGCCTGAGGTGGTGCTCACTGATTTTGCGCTGCAGGACCCTGGCCAGTCCTCGCTGGTAGCCCAGTGCCTGCGGAAGTACACGGGACATTGCTATGTCTGCACCCCTACACTGGCCTCTGTGCTTCTGCATCCACAGCTGGAGCCACTGCCAGAGCAGGAAGGGTTTGACATTGAGGAACCTGAGCCCCTGCAAACCTACAGTGACGTAGTGGTGGGTGGCACCTTTGACCGCCTTCATGGGGCCCACAAGACTCTCCTGAACATCTCCTGTCTACTGGCAAACAAGCGTTTTGTGATAGGGGTTTGTGATAAAGAGCTGCTGAAAA ATAAGGTACTGAAGGAACTAATCGAACCCTATGATCTGCGGGTTCAGAAGCTCAAGGAGTTCCTGCAAGATGTGAAACCCTCGCTGCAGTATGAGATAGTGCCTCTCTCTGATCCCTTTGGCCCCTCCATCACAGACCCTAACCTGGAATGCATTGTGGTGAGCGAGGAAACCAGGAAGGGAGGTGAGGCCGTCAACAAAAAGCGCCaggaaaat GGGCTCTCAACTTTGGTGCTGCACGAAATTCAGCTGCTCAAAGATGCCCACCACAGTGAGATTGAGGAGGAGAAAATCAGCTCGTCGAGTCTCCGGACTCGTCTACTGGGGACCCTCCTCACACCGCCAAAG GACCGGCCTCATCTTACCCCCTTCCCCTATGTGATTGGCCTCACCGGGGGCAGTGGGAGTGGTAAGAGCTCTGTGGCTTGCCGTCTGGAGGCCCTTGGTGCAATTCGCATTGATGCTGACCAGCTGGGGCACCAGACATACCAGCCTGGGGAAGTCGCCTACCAGAAGGTGGTTGAAGAGTTTGGGTCAG aCATTTTGAATGAGGATAAAACTATCAATAGACGGTGCCTTGGTCGTAAGGTCTTCAACAACAAG GACCGATTGAAATGCCTTACTGACATCGTGTGGCCTGAGATTGCACTTCTTGTGAAACAGAGAATCCGACAGGCGAGAGAGCAAG GGAAGCAAGTGTGTGTGGTAGATGCGGCTGTGCTGCTGGAGGCTGGCTGGGTAGACATGGTGCATGAGGTTTGGGTTACGATAATCCCAGAGGAAGAG GCAGTTTCTAGGATCACAACACGGGACCGGCTGACTGCTGAAGATGCGCGTCAGAGACTGCAGAGCCAGTTGTCCAAcatgcagcaggtggagcaAGCCAATGTGGTTCTGTGTACCCTTTGGGACCCCGAAGTCACACAGAGACAG GTTCAAAAGGCCTGGGACCTCCTCCAGGAGCGCATCTCTCAAAGACAGCTCACAGGCAGCCATGAATTGTGA
- the naglu gene encoding alpha-N-acetylglucosaminidase isoform X2, with translation MAAGSVFWRFRYYQNVCTQSYSTVWWDWSRWEREIDWMAFNGINLPLAFTGQEALWQEVYLSLGLNQTDIDEFFTGPAFLAWNRMGNLFKWGGPLFQSWHVKQLYVQYKILDRMRSLGMMPVLPAFSGNVPAAITRLFPKANVTKLSPWSHFNCTYSCAYILDPRDPLFNRIGSLFLSKLVARFGTDHIYNTDTFNEMTPASSDPTYLSAVSRAIFVSMTSVDPSAIWLMQGWLFVHNTTFWKQEQIQALLHGVPIGRMIVLDLFAESMPVFSSTKSFYGQPFIWCMLHNFGGNSGLFGTVESINLGPFEALRYPNSTLVGLGMAPEGIEQNPVVYELMSELAWRKEPVNLAKWVSLYATRRYASNNENLTASWQLLFRSVYNCTLPQYKNHNHSPLVRRPSLRMATDVWYNRRDLYEAWRLMYSAAHSLMSVETFRYDLVDITRQALELLTTDFYLEIKDSFHLQKLPELLTAGGVLVYDLFPELDCLLSSEPHFLLGVWLERARSLAQNEQEAQQYEFNARNQITLWGPVGNILDYASKQWGGLITDYYAQRWNLFVNTLVECLDRGLPFKQDAFNQAVFKVEKGFVFNQRKYPSKPQGDTYDIATRIFLKYYPEALKRLN, from the exons ATGGCTGCTGGGAGTGTTTTCTGGAG GTTTAGGTATTACCAGAACGTGTGCACGCAGAGCTACTCAACAGTGTGGTGGGACTGGTCACGATGGGAGCGTGAGATTGACTGGATGGCTTTCAATGGCATCAACCTACCACTGGCATTTACTGGGCAAGAGGCACTGTGGCAGGAG GTATACCTTTCTCTGGGCCTTAATCAGACAGACATTGATGAGTTCTTCACAGGTCCGGCCTTCCTGGCCTGGAACCGCATGGGAAACCTTTTTAAGTGGGGTGGCCCACTCTTCCAGTCCTGGCATGTAAAGCAGCTGTATGTACAG TACAAAATCCTTGACCGAATGAGATCTCTAGGAATGATGCCTGTTTTGCCTGCATTCTCAGGGAATGTTCCTGCCGCTATTACTAG GCTGTTTCCTAAGGCAAATGTGACCAAGTTAAGCCCCTGGAGCCATTTTAACTGCACCTACTCCTGTGCCTACATCTTggatccccgtgaccccctcTTCAATCGCATTGGTTCGCTGTTCCTGTCCAAATTGGTGGCACGATTTGGAACAGACCATATCTACAACACAGACACCTTTAATGAGATGACTCCTGCTTCATCAGATCCAACGTATCTGTCTGCAGTGAGTCGTGCAATCTTTGTGTCCATGACCTCAG TTGATCCCAGTGCCATTTGGCTGATGCAGGGCTGGCTGTTTGTTCACAATACCACATTTTGGAAGCAAGAGCAGATCCAGGCCCTCCTGCATGGTGTACCCATTGGCAGAATGATTGTGCTAGACTTATTTGCTGAGTCCATGCCAGTTTTTTCTTCCACAAAGTCTTTCTATGGACAGCCATTCATTTGGTGCATGCTGCACAACTTTGGGGGCAATAGTGGACTCTTTGGCACAGTGGAGAGCATCAATCTGGGTCCATTTGAGGCTCTTCGATACCCTAATTCCACCCTTGTCGGGCTTGGCATGGCACCTGAGGGCATTGAGCAGAACCCGGTGGTATATGAGCTCATGAGTGAGTTGGCTTGGCGCAAGGAGCCTGTCAACCTGGCCAAGTGGGTCTCCTTGTATGCTACTCGTCGCTATGCCAGCAATAATGAGAATCTAACTGCTTCCTGGCAGCTGCTGTTCCGTAGTGTGTACAACTGCACATTGCCACAGTACAAGAACCACAACCACAGCCCGCTGGTTCGCCGGCCCTCCTTGCGCATGGCCACTGATGTGTGGTACAACCGCAGGGACCTGTATGAGGCCTGGAGGCTCATGTACTCTGCTGCTCATTCACTTATGTCTGTGGAGACCTTCAGGTATGACCTGGTGGACATCACCAGGCAGGCTCTGGAGCTTCTGACCACAGACTTCTATTTGGAGATCAAGGATTCCTTCCACCTCCAAAAACTACCAGAGCTGTTGACGGCAGGAGGTGTCCTGGTATATGATCTCTTTCCTGAGCTGGACTGCCTGCTGTCCAGTGAGCCCCActttctgcttggggtgtggcTAGAGCGAGCTCGTTCCCTTGCACAGAACGAGCAGGAAGCGCAGCAATATGAATTTAATGCTCGTAACCAGATCACTCTGTGGGGACCAGTGGGGAACATCTTGGATTATGCCAGCAAGCAGTGGGGTGGCCTAATAACAGACTACTATGCTCAGCGGTGGAATCTGTTTGTCAACACACTAGTTGAGTGTCTGGACAGAGGCTTGCCTTTCAAGCAGGATGCCTTCAACCAGGCTGTGTTTAAAGTAGAGAAGGGTTTTGTCTTCAACCAGAGGAAGTACCCCTCTAAACCACAAGGAGACACCTATGATATTGCCACACGGATATTCCTGAAGTATTACCCAGAGGCCTTAAAAAGACTAAACTGA
- the coasy gene encoding bifunctional coenzyme A synthase isoform X1, with amino-acid sequence MMQRSPRTSHWSVNMSAFSTGILVLTSPLNTLPLRIAPVLSSAAQVVERTLYVHLHPGLNLGSAAQARPVFIPPAADVSSLISRLYSNAANVCGHLDVRVLLTNIRAQQGLPPLTGAGNPFPSPQTLSQRPEVVLTDFALQDPGQSSLVAQCLRKYTGHCYVCTPTLASVLLHPQLEPLPEQEGFDIEEPEPLQTYSDVVVGGTFDRLHGAHKTLLNISCLLANKRFVIGVCDKELLKNKVLKELIEPYDLRVQKLKEFLQDVKPSLQYEIVPLSDPFGPSITDPNLECIVVSEETRKGGEAVNKKRQENGLSTLVLHEIQLLKDAHHSEIEEEKISSSSLRTRLLGTLLTPPKDRPHLTPFPYVIGLTGGSGSGKSSVACRLEALGAIRIDADQLGHQTYQPGEVAYQKVVEEFGSDILNEDKTINRRCLGRKVFNNKDRLKCLTDIVWPEIALLVKQRIRQAREQGKQVCVVDAAVLLEAGWVDMVHEVWVTIIPEEEAVSRITTRDRLTAEDARQRLQSQLSNMQQVEQANVVLCTLWDPEVTQRQVQKAWDLLQERISQRQLTGSHEL; translated from the exons ATGATGca GCGGTCACCTCGCACTTCACACTGGTCAGTGAACATGTCTGCGTTCAGCACGGGCATCCTGGTTCTCACCTCTCCGCTGAACACCCTACCGTTACGCATTGCACCTGTCCTCAGTTCGGCTGCCCAGGTGGTGGAGCGCACCCTGTATGTCCACTTGCACCCAGGACTGAACCTGGGCAGTGCGGCTCAGGCAAGGCCAGTGTTCATTCCCCCGGCAGCAGACGTGTCCAGCCTCATCTCCCGGCTTTACAGCAATGCCGCCAATGTGTGTGGACACCTGGATGTGCGGGTGCTGTTGACGAACATTAGAGCGCAGCAGGGCTTGCCACCCCTTACGGGAGCTGGTAACCCCTTCCCTTCCCCGCAGACCCTTTCCCAGCGGCCTGAGGTGGTGCTCACTGATTTTGCGCTGCAGGACCCTGGCCAGTCCTCGCTGGTAGCCCAGTGCCTGCGGAAGTACACGGGACATTGCTATGTCTGCACCCCTACACTGGCCTCTGTGCTTCTGCATCCACAGCTGGAGCCACTGCCAGAGCAGGAAGGGTTTGACATTGAGGAACCTGAGCCCCTGCAAACCTACAGTGACGTAGTGGTGGGTGGCACCTTTGACCGCCTTCATGGGGCCCACAAGACTCTCCTGAACATCTCCTGTCTACTGGCAAACAAGCGTTTTGTGATAGGGGTTTGTGATAAAGAGCTGCTGAAAA ATAAGGTACTGAAGGAACTAATCGAACCCTATGATCTGCGGGTTCAGAAGCTCAAGGAGTTCCTGCAAGATGTGAAACCCTCGCTGCAGTATGAGATAGTGCCTCTCTCTGATCCCTTTGGCCCCTCCATCACAGACCCTAACCTGGAATGCATTGTGGTGAGCGAGGAAACCAGGAAGGGAGGTGAGGCCGTCAACAAAAAGCGCCaggaaaat GGGCTCTCAACTTTGGTGCTGCACGAAATTCAGCTGCTCAAAGATGCCCACCACAGTGAGATTGAGGAGGAGAAAATCAGCTCGTCGAGTCTCCGGACTCGTCTACTGGGGACCCTCCTCACACCGCCAAAG GACCGGCCTCATCTTACCCCCTTCCCCTATGTGATTGGCCTCACCGGGGGCAGTGGGAGTGGTAAGAGCTCTGTGGCTTGCCGTCTGGAGGCCCTTGGTGCAATTCGCATTGATGCTGACCAGCTGGGGCACCAGACATACCAGCCTGGGGAAGTCGCCTACCAGAAGGTGGTTGAAGAGTTTGGGTCAG aCATTTTGAATGAGGATAAAACTATCAATAGACGGTGCCTTGGTCGTAAGGTCTTCAACAACAAG GACCGATTGAAATGCCTTACTGACATCGTGTGGCCTGAGATTGCACTTCTTGTGAAACAGAGAATCCGACAGGCGAGAGAGCAAG GGAAGCAAGTGTGTGTGGTAGATGCGGCTGTGCTGCTGGAGGCTGGCTGGGTAGACATGGTGCATGAGGTTTGGGTTACGATAATCCCAGAGGAAGAG GCAGTTTCTAGGATCACAACACGGGACCGGCTGACTGCTGAAGATGCGCGTCAGAGACTGCAGAGCCAGTTGTCCAAcatgcagcaggtggagcaAGCCAATGTGGTTCTGTGTACCCTTTGGGACCCCGAAGTCACACAGAGACAG GTTCAAAAGGCCTGGGACCTCCTCCAGGAGCGCATCTCTCAAAGACAGCTCACAGGCAGCCATGAATTGTGA